The Streptomyces sp. NL15-2K genome contains a region encoding:
- a CDS encoding DUF3140 domain-containing protein gives MTDALELDALWEDFHRVVNMTSQELAAWLRVSDADETVEPLPEQAGTPTGQHVLAILQKRRTDLTDDDIRTMYEVVDTVTAQTDAANEPEAEETRRRHRLMTLGHDPLKP, from the coding sequence ATGACCGACGCCCTCGAACTCGACGCGCTGTGGGAGGACTTCCACCGCGTGGTGAACATGACCTCACAGGAGCTGGCCGCCTGGCTGCGGGTGAGCGACGCCGACGAGACCGTGGAGCCGCTGCCGGAGCAGGCGGGCACGCCCACGGGACAGCACGTCCTGGCGATTCTGCAGAAGCGGCGCACGGACCTCACCGACGACGACATCCGCACGATGTACGAGGTCGTCGACACCGTCACCGCGCAGACGGACGCCGCGAACGAGCCCGAGGCCGAGGAGACGCGCCGTCGGCACCGGCTGATGACGCTCGGCCACGACCCGCTCAAGCCATGA
- a CDS encoding DNA starvation/stationary phase protection protein, translating into MTVVKSTIPDSARQVTGDALQSTLVDLLGLSLTGKQAHWNLVGPRFRSIHLQLDELVSAAREFSDTVAERAAALGIPPDGRPETIASAFTLPGPKDGWVRDSDVVEVMVEALDAAIGRLRERIEATEEADRVTQDLLITVTAELEKQRWMFDAENWPREG; encoded by the coding sequence ATGACTGTTGTAAAGAGCACGATTCCCGACTCGGCCCGTCAGGTCACCGGGGATGCGCTGCAGAGCACTCTGGTGGATCTTCTCGGGCTCTCCCTGACCGGGAAGCAGGCGCACTGGAACCTCGTGGGGCCACGGTTCAGGTCGATCCACCTGCAACTCGACGAACTGGTCTCGGCCGCGCGCGAGTTCTCCGACACGGTCGCGGAGCGCGCCGCGGCACTCGGCATACCGCCCGACGGCCGGCCCGAGACGATCGCGTCGGCGTTCACGCTGCCGGGCCCGAAGGACGGATGGGTGCGGGACAGCGATGTCGTCGAGGTGATGGTCGAGGCCCTGGACGCGGCCATCGGACGGCTGCGCGAGCGCATCGAGGCGACCGAGGAGGCCGATCGGGTCACCCAGGACCTGCTGATCACCGTCACCGCGGAGCTGGAGAAGCAACGCTGGATGTTCGACGCGGAGAACTGGCCCAGGGAAGGCTGA
- a CDS encoding WhiB family transcriptional regulator, with product MEWLRSAACVGEDPELFFPVGTEGPALRDIAAAKRVCARCPVIRPCLDFALDSGQTSGVWGGTCEEERDALLRTVRDDLTRRSAV from the coding sequence ATGGAGTGGTTGCGGAGTGCGGCCTGCGTGGGTGAGGACCCCGAGTTGTTCTTCCCGGTGGGCACGGAAGGACCGGCGCTGCGGGACATCGCGGCGGCCAAGCGCGTCTGTGCTCGCTGCCCGGTGATCCGCCCGTGCCTGGACTTCGCGCTGGACAGCGGGCAGACGTCGGGCGTGTGGGGCGGGACCTGTGAGGAGGAACGCGACGCACTGCTCCGTACCGTCAGAGACGATCTCACAAGGAGAAGCGCCGTATGA
- a CDS encoding alpha/beta hydrolase, which produces MADSREYVLPGTRGPITVREWPGERPRYVAIVVHGYGEHVGRYEELAGVLVAHGAVVFGPDHMGHGKSTGERVLIEDFEDVVTDVRSVAERARAAHPGLPVVMVGHSMGGLIAARYAQRYGDSLAALVLSGPVIGAWELPGRLLALDEIPDTPISPASLSRDPAVGAAYTTDPLVWHGPMKRPTLQAFARTLETVSKGGDLGRLPLLWLHGDDDRLVPLAGSRVGIEEISGGVLTERIHAGARHEVFNETNKAEVFADVTRFLDGVLAG; this is translated from the coding sequence ATGGCCGACTCCCGTGAGTACGTCCTGCCGGGAACACGGGGACCGATCACCGTGCGCGAGTGGCCGGGCGAGCGGCCCCGGTATGTCGCGATCGTCGTCCACGGGTACGGCGAACACGTCGGCCGGTACGAGGAGCTGGCCGGCGTCCTGGTGGCGCACGGGGCGGTCGTGTTCGGGCCCGACCACATGGGGCACGGGAAGTCGACGGGCGAGCGGGTGCTGATCGAGGACTTCGAGGACGTGGTCACCGATGTGCGCTCCGTGGCCGAGCGGGCCCGGGCCGCGCATCCGGGCCTGCCGGTCGTCATGGTGGGGCACTCCATGGGCGGTCTGATCGCGGCCCGCTACGCGCAGCGGTACGGCGACTCTCTCGCCGCGCTGGTGCTGTCGGGGCCGGTGATCGGCGCCTGGGAGCTGCCCGGGCGGCTCCTCGCGCTCGACGAGATCCCCGACACCCCGATCAGCCCGGCCTCGCTCTCCCGCGACCCGGCGGTCGGGGCGGCGTACACGACGGATCCGCTGGTGTGGCACGGGCCGATGAAGCGGCCGACGCTTCAGGCGTTCGCGCGGACCCTGGAGACCGTGTCCAAGGGCGGCGACCTCGGCCGGCTTCCGCTGCTGTGGCTGCACGGCGACGACGACCGGCTGGTGCCGCTCGCCGGGAGCCGGGTCGGCATCGAGGAGATCAGCGGCGGCGTACTGACCGAGCGGATCCATGCGGGCGCCCGGCACGAGGTGTTCAACGAGACGAACAAGGCGGAGGTCTTCGCGGACGTGACGCGCTTCCTGGACGGCGTTCTCGCAGGCTGA
- a CDS encoding sulfite exporter TauE/SafE family protein, whose amino-acid sequence MNTMTLWHITGWEFAALAFAALLVGFSKTAVSGANTVSLAIFAAVLPARASTGVLLPVLIAGDVLAVLTYRRHAHWPTLWRLFPAVAVGVVVGTLFLIWADDEIVRTSIGAILLLMAAVTVWRRRTAEAEEEPDAVVTRAGRVKARSYGVLGGFTTMVANAGGPVMSMYLLSAGFRKLGFLGTSAFFFLIVNVSKVPFSAGLGLIDGRSLLLDAALVAFVVPGAFLGKWAVNRINQRLFEQLVIAATVVGGLQLLLR is encoded by the coding sequence ATGAACACGATGACCCTCTGGCACATCACCGGCTGGGAGTTCGCCGCCCTCGCCTTCGCCGCCCTGCTCGTCGGCTTCTCCAAGACCGCCGTGAGCGGGGCCAACACCGTCAGCCTGGCGATCTTCGCCGCCGTGCTGCCCGCCCGGGCCTCCACCGGCGTCCTGCTGCCGGTCCTGATCGCCGGCGACGTGCTCGCCGTCCTCACCTACCGGCGGCACGCCCACTGGCCCACGCTGTGGCGGCTGTTCCCGGCGGTCGCGGTGGGCGTGGTCGTCGGCACGCTGTTCCTGATCTGGGCGGACGACGAGATCGTACGGACGTCGATCGGGGCGATCCTGCTGCTGATGGCGGCGGTGACGGTGTGGCGCCGCCGCACGGCCGAGGCCGAGGAGGAGCCGGACGCGGTCGTCACCCGTGCGGGCCGTGTCAAGGCCCGTTCGTACGGCGTCCTCGGCGGCTTCACCACCATGGTCGCCAACGCGGGCGGCCCGGTCATGTCGATGTATCTCCTCTCGGCCGGCTTCCGCAAGCTCGGCTTCCTCGGCACCTCCGCCTTCTTCTTCCTGATCGTCAACGTGTCCAAGGTGCCCTTCAGCGCGGGCCTCGGCCTGATCGACGGCCGCTCGCTGCTCCTCGACGCGGCGCTCGTGGCGTTCGTCGTGCCGGGCGCGTTTCTCGGCAAATGGGCCGTGAACAGGATCAACCAGCGGTTGTTCGAACAGCTGGTGATCGCGGCGACAGTGGTGGGCGGCCTGCAACTGCTCCTGCGCTAG